The genomic region GTAATGACGATCTGCAGAAAGAGAGAAGCTCAACCAGTTATCATTTTGGCTGCAGTTACTGTCATTACTCGTGGGCTTCATTTTTCTCTACGAATCTGCTTTCtcaattagaaaaatttatacatgtaaAAGAGAGGTTCttagcaagtttgtttattttgttgttgcaAGAAAGCGAGTCAATCATTGGAATGAAACTAAACTAATAATGTCCCCCCTAACTCTCCTTTAAAAGAACCGGTTTCTCTTGTTTCCTAGCTACAGGCTTAAGTAGCCCAAAATCTTAACCAAAGCGAATCCTCTGTTGAATGACAGAATCCAtggtcctttttcttttgcttttccctctctctctctctctctctcttctctctctctctaaaggGAAGAAAGCAAGACCCTTTAAGCTAAACAAGAAGAATGAGTTCCAGCAAGCAATGCCGGGCATTCTTCCTGCAATCCATAGGGATCCGCGCCTGAGAAAGACATTATCTACTTTAGCTTTTTTCCTCCCGCTCCCTCCACCGCTGTCTCCTCTCCTTTTCATAGGTTCATTTCCTAAGTATTGCGAGTCCAGACGGTCATGCTAAATGCTCCGCCAGGTCCAAGCCTGGACCTCAATGTTACCACCATTGGCACACCAGTTTTCGCAGAAAAAACAGCTCCTCATTACCACAGAAACAAgaattatttacacaaacacactCCCTGTTCTTAAACTGAGAAGAGGGTGTTTGATATTATTACGATTTGACATAACAACAATCAAATGTGGCTGTCTCCCTCTTACGCTGTCCAGTCCCACTATGCAACAAAGCTCAAactatgcttttattttcattttcatttgattacTTTTTTCATCATCTCTGATCAGTACTCCGTCCATCACAAGAACTGCAAAATTTCTACATAGATTTCTCCGGGACAGAAGACAAACTGTCTTTCACAACAAGTACATACACAAACATACACAGTCTACTCCTGCCATTGCTATTCTAAGTATCATACTTTCAGCATGTGTATGTGTAATGTGTGGACAAGGCAGGCTAGAGGACGCCGTCCGGAAATCAGATTTCTTGACAAACAAAAGTCTTGGGCACAGAAATTCAGCAAATGGTgtgaaaggaaagaaaaaaagtagttTGActggctgctgctgctgcatgCGTTGTGGTTGGCTGCTTTTTTGAAGGTTTATGGGCAGGAGGAGGACTGAGAATTGTAGCTTTGTGGAGGGGTGGAGCCGAAGTTTGAATGGCACATTATCCATATTTGGTTATTGGGCAGTTCCCAAATCTTGTAATAAATCTTTACATTCTATTGCATTTGTCACGGACAGAATTTTGCTGTTTtctaatgttttcttttttgaagggaaaaaaagagagaattgCATTTAATGTTCTTGTCATAGaatggaaaatgcaatttcaaataaaagattCAACCCATTATTTGCCAGCTATATAAATGATGTTGAACAAGAGAAAGATATTATTATGGTTAGCGCTTGGATAAGCAAAACGAGAAAATACAGTGTTTTAATTGCATGGTTTATGatagaattttaaatgattgATAAGGGATTAAAATAAACCATTATTCAATGGACGTCTTCTCGAAAGAAGCCAACCCTTCACCATTACTATCGTGAGGGCAACAGTTTGTCACGAAATTTCATCGTTTCAATTATAtgcttttttgaatttttcaatttagtagcagttttagttaatttttatatttttattataataatcgtTTAGGCCTGATATTTGATCATACTATTACTAAGATGTTAGgatattattttgtcataatttcaTGAGAAATTTTGTCTGTTTTACCAAGTTTAAgactctttttttaaattgtaaattcTGTCATGCGAGTCACTTAACAAAAGAACGTTTTTTTACCTCAAATTCGAGTGCTCAAATTATTGAAGATGTGTTCTTTCTTATTCTTCAAATTCTATTTCTTCTGCTCTATcctatagatatatatatatttgtatatggTAAATacgcataattttttaagacaTTTTTTCCCcacataaaagtatttatataattccaaaTCACTTTTCTATTTCGCTAAAAACGAACGTAAGTGGCAATTTTGTCATTCTATAAATAAGTTGAGCATAgaccaacttttttttttaaatcatacgcttccattttaactttttttctactcctaattaatatttccaaGTATTCTTAACTTTAAGGactctttcattttttttcccaagtTTTTCTCGAACACCACGGCTGGATTTAACTTCgaggttaattatttttatattatcaaaaaaattataaaaatataatttatataaaatatataataaatttatgtcgaGTCATGAATGTGATTCATGACTcgactaattttttttttttttaaaaaaaaaagtgagtCGTGGATAGCATCCAAGACAtccttttaaatatatttttttattttttataaattaattatattcaaattaatttttaacaatataataaaatagaaaaatttataatattaaagttatattattttattttattttagatggATTTCTGGTTTATTAATCTTTTGACATGGAAGGCGCATAACGTCTAACCTCAACTCCCCAAGCAgctaatttcattttcatcgtAGGATTATCATTAGTCATGCTTCATGCCCAATGCCACAGCTGACTAAGTTTGGTGCCATACAAGAAATGTTGCATATATAGTTATCTACCAATATTTGGTTGAATTGATATCATCTCTTCTCAATAAAGAAGATGTCTCGAGTTCAAACTTAAATTCCTTTATCCCAATCCATCCGTCgtggtaaaagaaaaaaagagagaggaaaaagaaatggagCCGTGAATCATTTATTGACAAAGAAGTTGTAGAGTATTTTCTTACACTATTTGGAAAGCCAGCTAgtgttagaaaattttaacgCAAATCAGATTTgattgaatcaaatcaatcacataatgagtgtgattgattatttttcttaaattttatattaattatacaacaaatacattatacttattatataattaatttaatctaataaattcaattcgaattagaattttcagCACAGTGTATAACTTTGAATATCATTTAGCGAGTAATCCCTAAGAAGCCCTCAAATCTTGGGTTTTGGGCCAATTTGGACTGCATGTTTGATGAGCTAATAAAACTAATAGAATTGActttaatttagttatttattttacttcaaTAACATATtacaagataaattataagacgAAAATTAACTTGAATTTgctgaataaaatattacttgaTGTTTCCGGAATATTGcgcatttatttttgtaatgaaaaaatacatataacaTGGAGAATGATCCAAATTACAACATCAAGAGAAGGACTGATGCGTACCTTACACAACCATCTTGTTTAACTTCATCAATCGTTTcgtgaaaaataaatctctTACCCAAAGCGGAGACCACGAAAGAAAGTTGAACAATCCCGTCATGTGACCAGAGGTGATTGTTTTCGGTGGACTCGAACTCAGGACTCTACTGGCTACATGCCTGGCGAAGACCGTCGCCTCCGTGGACTTACCACTCTGCGATGCCCTGGCTCTCTCTGCTATAGCGTCCCTGAAATTCTTGTAAATCCTCCAATCATAATCCTTCAATCTATCAATATTATTGCTCCCAAGATTAGATCTTATGGCTCCGGGATACACCAACACGACGTTGATATTAAATGGCTTGAGCTCGACTCTAAGTGCATGCGACATCGCATGCACATACCCCTTGCTAGCACAATATGACCCCGCCCATGGGGTCGGTACTTTGCCAACAACACTCCCTATATTGACTATGCTTCCACCTCCTCGCGCCACCATGTGGGGCACCACTCCCTGCACCATTCGCAGCTGCCCCAACGCATTGATCTCGTACGCCCTTTTAATCACGTCAAGTGGAAGTTCAGCTAAAGGCCCGGTGCTTCCTATCCCGGCATTGTTGATTAGGATATCGATCTTTCCACATCGGGACATCACAAAGTCTACAGCCTTTGCGACACTTTCATCTGACGAGACATCGAGCTCTAGCGTCTCTACTTGTTCGTCTTGCAGGTCAGCAAGATCTGACATCCGTTGGGGGATGTCCGATGCGAAGACGTTACAGTTTTGCTCGGCGAATGCCTTGCAGTATTCGTAGCCAATGCCGCCTTTTGCACAACCGGTGATCAAAACAACCTTACGATCACTCATTTTTTGCCTTTGCTTCTTCGTTCTATGATCCTTGGGAGATATATAACTACAAATTCCACTATGTTTATTGTGTTTGTAGTTTAGAGCTCAACTTCAAGAATATTCCGCAGTTATGCTTGGCTGGCCGGCTGCGGTTTCGgattgatcaaaattttatgtggTGAAAGACAAGACAGCCTACTGTTGAATTATTCCCTTTATAGTTCTTGATAAAGAATTCCTAAGACAGTTTTCTATGCAGTAGTATCTTTTACAAGATAGCAAAATGCATTTAAGGTTTTCTGCTCTTGGTGGGCTATTCTATTTGGTAGTCCGCCACTAATGGAGATATCCAACGGAAAATTCAGGACCAACTCATGTACTTCCGccgttaaaaattaaaaatcattttataaaggtgttaaattataatatggtGAAAGAGTATTGTTATGTTCCAGAATTTTAGTTGTTTCACAATATTACTTTTTGTGTTTCAAATCGTTGACTCAAACGGCAAACTACCCAAATTTTTAATGAGATAAACTGGTCACAAACACGATAAGACAGCAAATTCGCATCCAATCGGAAGAAAGCCAAGCTCCATCTATGAAATTAATGTGCCAAGATGGGGTCGTAAACGATAAAAGAATGATGTCAATATTTGAAtacattttcttctatttgtatgtaatttcaaatttattaattgttaaaaattaattaaatatttaatatatttttcatgaatattttttaattataaaaatattaaataaaaatttgatgatattatacaattaaaaataataattataattaatacataaataaaataattagtatattatattatcaattatagAATAAccaacaattaataaaattaataaagatgtACCAAGTCGTTAGTGCCACTAACAACTTGGGCAAAGAATTGGCATGAGTTGCTAGTAGCATTAACAACTCACcctaattttgcaattattcttcaaatcatatataaaagCCTGTTTGGCAGCCCACTACTATGAAGGAAAAATTCTGGTTAGAATCAAATCATGTAAGAAGTGTATTACACTGATAAAATAATTGgttcaattcaataaaaattgatttaaataaaaaaaaaataaaaatcaagtatGTTTCGCCCcctaattaatgaattttaatttaaaaaaaaatccgcCTATAAATAGGTGAGTTGCACATATATTTACATGTAGAGCTAGCATGCAGTTGAAGAAATCAATTGGGTCTACCTGCAGCTACTGCTACTCCTAGTTGGTTAGGGATGACAATGAATTTGAACTTGAACAGGTTGAGTGGTCtggtaataaatttatacaagttTGTGTATTTATGTGATAAGGAAAACAATATATGTGATGATCTATCCATCTATATAATTTGATGTGGTCTTGGCCTCATCATCTTACAt from Sesamum indicum cultivar Zhongzhi No. 13 linkage group LG3, S_indicum_v1.0, whole genome shotgun sequence harbors:
- the LOC105158711 gene encoding uncharacterized protein LOC105158711 — translated: MSDRKVVLITGCAKGGIGYEYCKAFAEQNCNVFASDIPQRMSDLADLQDEQVETLELDVSSDESVAKAVDFVMSRCGKIDILINNAGIGSTGPLAELPLDVIKRAYEINALGQLRMVQGVVPHMVARGGGSIVNIGSVVGKVPTPWAGSYCASKGYVHAMSHALRVELKPFNINVVLVYPGAIRSNLGSNNIDRLKDYDWRIYKNFRDAIAERARASQSGKSTEATVFARHVASRVLSSSPPKTITSGHMTGLFNFLSWSPLWVRDLFFTKRLMKLNKMVV